From the genome of Bactrocera oleae isolate idBacOlea1 chromosome 2, idBacOlea1, whole genome shotgun sequence, one region includes:
- the rtet gene encoding major facilitator superfamily domain-containing protein 10 isoform X2 — protein MTATSTLKSRNGNQVINNNLAEVPTTKRHDNQTNSVQKTDDTAGKNSRSMMTLIFISLLFDLLAFTMILPLMPSLLEHYRQNDSSGLYNLMTRRIHWFQQLVGAPERYTSVLYGGFLGSMFSFLQFIASPIVGGLSDYYGRKPLMFICASGIALSYLLWAFSSNFALFVLARFVGGISKGNISLCMSIITDVSSVKTRAFGMALVGVAFSVGFIAGPTIGALFARSLNKSVESWYLAPSLCAFTFAICDLGIIAFGLKETLPKEKRVKEISSAMSYAIQLLDVRSIFRFSAIKKVSNAEILALRKIGLIYFLYLFLYSGLEFTVTFLMYHKFGYNSMEQAKMFLMTGVVMAILQGGVVRRLPPQATKPCAVFSLYLIVPAFILVGLAKDGYLLYAATAFAVTCLTTLVSRYGNDDQKGSVLGIFRSLGALARAVGPVVGCISFWSFGSRLTYITGGLLLLGPAYILQKSKL, from the exons ATGACTGCAACATCTACGTTAAAAAGCCGCAATGGCAATCAAGTTATTAACAACAATCTTGCAGAAGTGCCTACCACCAAAAGGCATGATAATCAGACTAATAGTGTTCAAAAGACTGATGATACTGCTGGAAAGAATTCGCGTTCAATGATGAccttaatatttatttcgctTTTGTTTGACTTACTCGCTTTTACCATGATCCTCCCACTAATGCCTTCCCTGCTCGAGCATTACCGTCAGAATGACAGTTCTGGGTTGTATAATTTGATGACGCGGCGAATACATTGGTTTCAGCAACTTGTTGGGGCTCCAGAACGATACACATCGGTATTGTATGGTGGTTTTTTAGGATCCATGTTcagttttttacaatttatagcTAGTCCCATTGTTGGTGGGCTATCCGACTATTATGGACGTAAGCCGTTAATGTTCATTTGTGCG AGTGGTATTGCTTTATCCTATCTCCTATGGGCTTTCTCCAGTAATTTTGCACTTTTTGTACTAGCACGATTTGTTGGCGGGATCAGCAAAGGTAACATATCCCTTTGCATGTCAATTATCACTGATGTGTCCAGTGTTAAGACACGTGCATTTGGTATGGCACTTGTTGGTGTCGCCTTTTCGGTGGGCTTCATTGCTGGTCCCACAATTGGTGCGTTATTTGCGCGTTCATTAAATAAATCAGTAGAATCTTGGTATTTGGCACCCTCATTATGTGCCTTCACTTTTGCTATATGTGATTTAGGAATCATTGCATTTGGTCTAAAAGAAACATTACCAAAA GAAAAACGCGTAAAAGAGATATCATCGGCGATGTCATATGCTATTCAATTATTGGACGTGCGATCAATATTCAG ATTCTCTGCAATTAAGAAAGTGTCCAATGCCGAAATACTTGCACTTCGTAAAATAGGGCTAATTTACTTCTTATACCTATTTCTGTATTCCGGTTTGGAATTCACTGTCACATTCTTAATGTACCACAAGTTCGGCTACAATTCCATGGAGCAAGCAAAAATGTTTCTTATGAcag GTGTTGTCATGGCCATTCTGCAAGGAGGAGTTGTTCGGAGACTACCTCCTCAGGCGACAAAGCCATGTGCTGTATTTAGTTTGTATCTGATTGTACCTGCATTTATATTAGTTGGATTAGCGAAGGATGGATATTTGCTATATGCAG CCACAGCCTTTGCTGTTACCTGCCTAACCACATTGGTTTCACGCTATGGCAATGACGATCAAAAAGGTTCGGTGCTCGGTATTTTCCGTTCTTTGGGTGCCTTGGCACGTGCAGTTGGTCCAGTTGTTGGTTGTATTT CGTTTTGGAGCTTTGGTTCGCGACTAACTTATATTACTGGCGGTCTTTTATTACTGGGCCCAGCGTACATTTTACAAAAGTCAAagctttaa
- the rtet gene encoding major facilitator superfamily domain-containing protein 10 isoform X1, producing the protein MTATSTLKSRNGNQVINNNLAEVPTTKRHDNQTNSVQKTDDTAGKNSRSMMTLIFISLLFDLLAFTMILPLMPSLLEHYRQNDSSGLYNLMTRRIHWFQQLVGAPERYTSVLYGGFLGSMFSFLQFIASPIVGGLSDYYGRKPLMFICASGIALSYLLWAFSSNFALFVLARFVGGISKGNISLCMSIITDVSSVKTRAFGMALVGVAFSVGFIAGPTIGALFARSLNKSVESWYLAPSLCAFTFAICDLGIIAFGLKETLPKEKRVKEISSAMSYAIQLLDVRSIFRFSAIKKVSNAEILALRKIGLIYFLYLFLYSGLEFTVTFLMYHKFGYNSMEQAKMFLMTGVVMAILQGGVVRRLPPQATKPCAVFSLYLIVPAFILVGLAKDGYLLYAGMFLFAVSTAFAVTCLTTLVSRYGNDDQKGSVLGIFRSLGALARAVGPVVGCISFWSFGSRLTYITGGLLLLGPAYILQKSKL; encoded by the exons ATGACTGCAACATCTACGTTAAAAAGCCGCAATGGCAATCAAGTTATTAACAACAATCTTGCAGAAGTGCCTACCACCAAAAGGCATGATAATCAGACTAATAGTGTTCAAAAGACTGATGATACTGCTGGAAAGAATTCGCGTTCAATGATGAccttaatatttatttcgctTTTGTTTGACTTACTCGCTTTTACCATGATCCTCCCACTAATGCCTTCCCTGCTCGAGCATTACCGTCAGAATGACAGTTCTGGGTTGTATAATTTGATGACGCGGCGAATACATTGGTTTCAGCAACTTGTTGGGGCTCCAGAACGATACACATCGGTATTGTATGGTGGTTTTTTAGGATCCATGTTcagttttttacaatttatagcTAGTCCCATTGTTGGTGGGCTATCCGACTATTATGGACGTAAGCCGTTAATGTTCATTTGTGCG AGTGGTATTGCTTTATCCTATCTCCTATGGGCTTTCTCCAGTAATTTTGCACTTTTTGTACTAGCACGATTTGTTGGCGGGATCAGCAAAGGTAACATATCCCTTTGCATGTCAATTATCACTGATGTGTCCAGTGTTAAGACACGTGCATTTGGTATGGCACTTGTTGGTGTCGCCTTTTCGGTGGGCTTCATTGCTGGTCCCACAATTGGTGCGTTATTTGCGCGTTCATTAAATAAATCAGTAGAATCTTGGTATTTGGCACCCTCATTATGTGCCTTCACTTTTGCTATATGTGATTTAGGAATCATTGCATTTGGTCTAAAAGAAACATTACCAAAA GAAAAACGCGTAAAAGAGATATCATCGGCGATGTCATATGCTATTCAATTATTGGACGTGCGATCAATATTCAG ATTCTCTGCAATTAAGAAAGTGTCCAATGCCGAAATACTTGCACTTCGTAAAATAGGGCTAATTTACTTCTTATACCTATTTCTGTATTCCGGTTTGGAATTCACTGTCACATTCTTAATGTACCACAAGTTCGGCTACAATTCCATGGAGCAAGCAAAAATGTTTCTTATGAcag GTGTTGTCATGGCCATTCTGCAAGGAGGAGTTGTTCGGAGACTACCTCCTCAGGCGACAAAGCCATGTGCTGTATTTAGTTTGTATCTGATTGTACCTGCATTTATATTAGTTGGATTAGCGAAGGATGGATATTTGCTATATGCAGGCATGTTCCTTTTTGCAGTTT CCACAGCCTTTGCTGTTACCTGCCTAACCACATTGGTTTCACGCTATGGCAATGACGATCAAAAAGGTTCGGTGCTCGGTATTTTCCGTTCTTTGGGTGCCTTGGCACGTGCAGTTGGTCCAGTTGTTGGTTGTATTT CGTTTTGGAGCTTTGGTTCGCGACTAACTTATATTACTGGCGGTCTTTTATTACTGGGCCCAGCGTACATTTTACAAAAGTCAAagctttaa
- the Sec15 gene encoding exocyst complex component 6 has product MSKVTVQDIEAVDDYWGPTFRSILEGNNTESLSEQLEQRIRSHDKDIERICNLYYQGFIDSIQELLQVRTQAKQLHEEVHTLDRSLQQISASVLQQGQDLVRARQIESNLASAIDALQACLPALECYIKFTQQANNKQYYQSLRTLETLESQHLVGLNNYRFATQIRQAIPVIKENIRRSAEADFREFLENIRKFSPKIGEVAITHTKQLQKLDINAIIEEHKLLRQQENRDEENNLSAQDLIDFSPIYRCLHIYMVLGQREYFEKDYRQQRRDQSKLVLQPPPGMHDNLEAYKTYICAIVGFFIVEDHVKNTAGDVVTTSYLEDLWSTSLTKFVNEISMASSSCTDPNILLRIKNLIMLSINTFKCYGYTVNMLFECLHNMRDHYNEVLLQRWVHVFRDILDKEQFQPMIVENQEEYESIIERFPFHSEQLENATFPKKFPFSRMVPEVYHQAKEFMYACMKFAEELTLSPNEVAAMVRKAANLLLTRSFSGCLSMVFRNPSVALPQLIQIIVDTQYLEKAGPFLDEFVCHMTNTVSNISQTPSAMFHVARQEAEKQVGIRICSKIDEFFDLAAYDWLLIEPPGIASAYITDMISYLKSTFDNFAFKLPGIAQTACRRTCEHIASKIYDILYDEEVKQISTGALQQINLDVLQCEFFAASEPVPGLREGELSKYFLKNRQLLDLLIMEEWSTYLHDYGKQENRYHLVHPQSIIVILEKIREADKKTMFSVLRKNDKKKLLDTVLKQLKHLTERQN; this is encoded by the exons ATGTCAAAAGTAACAGTGCAGGACATTGAAGCTGTAGACGACTATTGGGGGCCCACATTCCGATCCATTTTAGAAG GAAATAACACTGAGTCACTTTCTGAACAATTGGAGCAGCGTATACGTAGTCATGATAAGGATATTGAACGCATATGCAATCTGTATTACCAAGGATTTATAGATTCAATACAAGAACTGTTACAAGTGCGTACACAAGCTAAGCAACTGCATGAAGAGGTTCATACACTGGATAGATCGTTGCAGCAAATAAGTGCATCTGTTTTACAGCAGGGCCAAGATTTAGTGCGTGCTCGTCAAATTGAATCAAATTTGGCCAGCGCTATTGATGCACTTCAAGCCTGTCTCCCTGCTCTCGAGTGCTACATTAAATTTACCCAGCAAGCAAACAATAAGCAGTATTACCAATCACTACGCACTTTGGAAACTTTGGAATCACAGCATTTGGTTGGCTTGAACAATTATCGTTTTGCCACCCAAATTAGGCAGGCAATACCAGTTATTAAGGAAAATATAAGACGTTCCGCTGAAGCGGACTTTCGAGAATTCCTGGAAAATATTAgaaagttttcacctaaaattggaGAGGTGGCCATTACGCACACAAAACAATTACAAAAGCTGGATATCAATGCAATTATTGAGGAGCATAAGCTATTGCGACAGCAGGAAAATCGGGACGAAGAAAATAATTTGAGTGCGCAAGATTTAATAGATTTCTCTCCAATATATCGTTGTTTACACATTTACATGGTATTGGGTCAGCGTGAGTATTTTGAAAAGGATTATCGTCAGCAGCGCCGCGACCAGTCCAAGCTTGTTTTACAACCGCCGCCGGGTATGCACGATAATTTGGAGGCTTACAAAACTTATATTTGTGCTATTGTCGGATTTTTCATTGTGGAAGATCATGTGAAGAATACAGCTGGTGATGTTGTAACAACTTCATATTTGGAAGATTTATGGTCCACATCGTTAACGAAATTTGTAAATGAGATTAGCATGGCGTCGTCATCTTGTACGGATCCAAATATTTTGCTACgcataaaaaacttaattatgcTCTCTATAAATACTTTCAAATGTTACGGATACACCGTAAATATGCTATTCGAGTGCCTTCACAATATGCGTGATCACTACAACGAG GTTTTACTGCAACGTTGGGTTCACGTCTTTCGCGACATATTGGATAAAGAGCAATTCCAGCCCATGATTGTTGAAAATCAGGAAGAGTATGAGTCAATTATAGAACGTTTTCCATTTCATTCGGAGCAATTGGAAAATGCGACGTTTCCTAAGAAATTCCCTTTTTCGCGTATGGTACCCGAAGTCTATCATCAGGCCAAGGAGTtcatgtatgcgtgtatgaAATTCGCCGAGGAGCTTACACTTTCGCCAAATGAAGTTGCAGCAATGGTTCGTAAAGCCGCAAATTTATTACTGACACGCAGTTTCAGTGGTTGCCTCTCTATGGTATTTCGCAATCCAAGCGTTGCGCTCCCACAACTAATACAAATTATAGTTGACACACAATATTTGGAAAAGGCTGGCCCATTTTTAGATGAATTCGTTTGTCATATGACCAATACGGTGAGTAACATATCGCAAACGCCCTCGGCTATGTTTCATGTGGCACGGCAGGAAGCTGAAAAACAGGTTGGCATACGCATTTGTTCGAAAATAGATGAATTCTTTGATTTGGCAGCATATGACTGGTTACTTATCGAACCACCAGGCATTGCATCCGCTTACATCACCGACATGATTTCCTATTTAAAGAgtacttttgataattttgctttcaaatTGCCTGGCATAGCGCAAACGGCTTGTCGTCGCACCTGTGAGCACATTGCGAGCAAAATCTATGATATACTCTATGACGAGGAGGTAAAACAAATATCAACTGGTGCActacaacaaataaatttggATGTTCTGCAATGCGAATTCTTTGCAGCGTCCGAGCCTGTGCCTGGTTTGCGTGAAGGCGAGCTTTccaaatattttctcaaaaatcGCCAATTACTGGACCTACTCATTATGGAGGAGTGGAGCACTTATTTACATGATTATGGCAAACAAGAAAATCGCTATCATTTGGTGCATCCACAATCGATTATTGTTATTTTGGAAAAGATACGCGAGGCCGATAAAAAGACTATGTTTTCGGTGCTGcgtaaaaatgataaaaagaaGCTCTTGGACACAGTGCTGAAACAACTGAAACATTTGACTGAACGACAGAATTAA
- the Tbc1d22 gene encoding TBC1 domain family member 22B codes for MDNNVDGARQNGSNKSNTNTDSAVPAANTNNIAASTTTTTLPTNKNTNNSISVNNVSNSSGNSSFWKNSGRLVPGRPSPKRVDAINFSGKGDGMVSTFRDYQQSVSDAWDTGDDEFCIISGTASGGQLGNDSRISKKVSQTAALNVIETHRNSAITSTTHTTAAATEVITTTGEVATINNTTTKVPTTEEQQCLKLQSSVNRRSEETESSNDSKSEAEARIKVVRNFHAYPGRPQLQKFSSNSQETEYETKIEKFHVLLESPLLDLVALKKISWSGVPKKMRAVSWRLLSKYLPPANERRNAVLESKRQGYQDLRHNYFRVDSQDESQQDTYRQIHIDVPRMNPQISLFQQKLVQEMFERILFIWAIRHPASGYVQGINDLVTPFFIVFMQEVLEPGTDLEKFDISTLPVDKRDAIEADSFWCLSKFLDCIQDNYIFAQLGIQEKVNQLKDLIQRIDGNLHRHLQAHGVDYLQFSFRWMNNLLTRELPLHCTIRLWDTYLAESDGFALFHLYVCAAFLLHWKDRLMQQNDFQGLMLLLQNLPTENWSDRQINVLVAEAFRLKFTYADAPKHLEAKS; via the exons atggacaataatgTAGACGGTGCAAGACAAAAcggcagcaacaaaagcaataccAACACGGATAGTGCAGTCCCAGCGGCAAATACGAATAACATCGCTGCatcaacgacaacaacaacattgcctactaataaaaacacaaataacagTATCAGCGTTAATAACGTCAGCAATAGTAGTGGGAACTCTTCATTTTGGAAAAATAGCGGGAGATTGGTGCCAGGACGTCCAAGTCCTAAGCGTGTTGACGCCATTAATTTTAGTGGCAAAGGTGACGGTATGGTGTCTACTTTTCGTGATTATCAGCAGTCTGTTAGCGATGCTTGGGACACGGGCGATGACGAATTTTGTATTATATCCGGTACAGCTTCAGGTGGACAGCTGGGAAATG ATTCGCGTATATCAAAAAAAGTCTCACAGACAGCAGCTTTAAATGTGATTGAAACGCATCGGAATTCAGCAATTACTTCCACCACACATACAACGGCAGCAGCAACAGAAGTGATCACAACAACAGGGGAAGTAGCTACAATCAATAACACAACAACTAAAGTGCCAACTACAGAGGAACAACAATGTCTCAAATTGCAATCATCAGTCAATCGAAGAAGCGAAGAAACGGAGTCATCAAATGACTCAAAGAGCGAAGCGGAAGCGAG AATTAAAGTTGTACGTAATTTCCACGCATACCCTGGACGACCACAACTACAAAAGTTCAGTTCCAATTCCCAAGAAACCGAATATGagacaaaaatcgaaaaatttcaTGTTTTGTTGGAATCACCGCTCTTAGATTTAGTGGCATTAAAGAAAATAAGCTGGTCAGGTGTACCAAAAAAG ATGCGCGCGGTCAGCTGGCGACTACTCTCTAAGTATTTACCACCAGCGAACGAACGACGAAATGCCGTGCTCGAAAGCAAACGACAAGGATATCAGGATTTACGACATAATTATTTTAGAGTCGACAGTCAAGACGAGTCACAGCAGGACACCTATAGACAG ataCATATCGATGTGCCACGTATGAATCCACAAATATCACTCTTTCAACAAAAGCTCGTACAGGAAATGTTTGAACGTATTTTATTCATATGGGCGATACGTCATCCAGCATCGGGCTATGTGCAAGGCATTAATGATTTGGTGACACCGTTTTTCATTGTCTTTATGCAAGAAGTACTCGAACCAG GCACGGATTTGGAAAAATTCGATATTAGCACATTACCTGTAGATAAACGAGACGCCATTGAAGCGGACTCCTTTTGGTGTCTCTCTAAATTTCTCGACTGCATACAAGATAATTACATTTTTGCGCAATTAGGTATTCAAGAAAAGGTTAATCAACTAAAAGATCTTATACAGCGGATTGATG GAAATCTTCATCGTCACCTGCAAGCGCATGGAGTGGATTATCTGCAATTTTCTTTTCGTTGGATGAATAATTTACTAACACGGGAACTACCACTACATTGCACTATACGCTTGTGGGACACATACCTCGCCGAATCTGATGGCTTTGCACTCTtccatttatatgtgtgtgcagcATTTCTATTGCATTGGAAAGACAGATTAATGCAACAAAATGATTTTCAG GGTCTTATGCTACTACTACAAAATCTGCCAACGGAAAACTGGTCTGATCGTCAAATAAATGTACTGGTTGCGGAGGCGTTTCGTTTAAAATTCACTTATGCTGACGCGCCAAAGCATTTGGAGGCGAAAAGTTGA
- the LOC106627794 gene encoding uncharacterized protein produces MEERLEIITNLKQIFKYFLDENFITKHNVCFDKLLTHLAAKDNAYILQAPFALDWVDRCINILCEDITKLNSKVISFAFNVFGLLINNEWTIIEIRQRRLVDKVLMVVKRESHRFNPSIKLGVIRLLHAVSKYSIGLAYLRTMNVWQFLIEYCNQDHTLYVVREARLLLYEMIYKYDVKTKDEKVVKEILTEVFQPVMANVFESHNENIIINVDDYELQHKLSSTLDLISFILQQTLESEEKTSIAEYCRTEYNVEITVWKLTEISYNENFIRKILATLSSYSFAILVHDKWSGDQIPADNFNELCVSIFNQMKFCVSRNYCVTFLKVAEINHKLWKKLRNRVPREVLIENELVRFEHQLMTFQLLPLHMLLRSHEFLEEEIFEKYMTKIFEIVCELTLRVSYAYRDLLFNKPSTTNADLTLKAIHGAMSMVDILERDQAVLVFQACIYALKEFIITLYPKNIIDCPDDSACTLKEIPSFSVISEFSSVVHAILVAMQTLIEKFKITWKDSIETICLVNCVLYLLQADDVPTKVSVQSFKLLKLSIEHFLSPNMALLVDNLKGSALLVMAPVIMKRSHDTAWEVRDSVLELVISITNISRFKYPAFQKFLTEHWMCRIVYDMAKHDSEPYVRASALKCISELVAIDAIWETDLCKQNLPDHLFDVLHNEPEGIVRKEALSTFTKLNSLRRITNRYRDNFYSTLVYCVVNDLHWEVKVEALKAWRSEMCNLLSNEGMIDGIFPPVTFSKEKRKIVQLNEKEINLRFSKILNELSQRGCLGTILKCLNDECDVVVIREAKSLVKNLVDKLDEYNYTYASDTTIPTVNLNNQTSDNNIDIATTTLLSLNNSPSNKNDSTQNSPLSATIKLETNSLEIVSGDAEIVELLDSEEIIESILDTKDITLLAAAYEQNMHINGENKQSASSHHQANYERKHKNKFYYRQFSNVSAKEFLAIVRRTDFEEEICKQDEWFLCNENLASLLEDILSLFEPESNIERISADCY; encoded by the exons ATGGAAGAACGACTGGAAATTATTACTAATTTGAAGCAGATATTCAAATATTTCCTTGATGAGAATTTCATCACAAAGCATAATGTTTGTTTTGATAAGCTACTAACACACTTGGCTGCAAAag ATAACGCTTACATACTACAAGCACCTTTTGCCTTGGATTGGGTTGACCGCTGCATCAACATACTTTGCGAGGACATCACCAAATTGAATTCCAAAGTCATTTCATTTGCTTTCAACGTTTTTGGCTTACTTATAAACAATGAGTGGACCATAATCGAAATAAGACAACGTCGTTTAGTCGACAA GGTATTGATGGTCGTTAAACGTGAATCGCATCGTTTCAATCCGTCCATTAAATTAGGTGTTATACGACTTTTACATGCTGTCTCTAAATACAGCATTGGTTTAGCTTATTTGCGTACTATGAATGTATGGCAATTTCTCATAGAATATTGCAATCAAGATCACACACTGTACGTGGTACGTGAAGCGCGCCTTTTACTATATGAGATGATCTATAAATACGATGTGAAAACAAAAGATGAAAAAGTCGTAAAAGAAATACTTACTGAAGTTTTTCAACCTGTTATGGCGAATGTTTTTGAAAGTCATAATGAGAACATTATTATCAATGTGGATGATTACGAGCTGCAACATAAGCTGTCTTCAACATTAGACTTAATCTCATTTATTCTTCAACAAACGCTCGAATCGGAAGAAAAGACTAGTATTGCGGAATACTGCAGAACGGAGTATAATGTTGAAATTACAGTTTGGAAACTAACTGAAATTTCAtacaatgaaaattttattcgcAAAATTTTAGCAACTTTATCATCATACAGCTTTGCTATATTAGTGCATGATAAGTGGAGTGGAGATCAGATACCAGCGGACAATTTCAATGAACTTTGTGTTTCGATATTCAATCAAATGAAGTTTTGTGTCTCGCGAAATTACTGTGTAACCTTTCTTAAGGTTGCTGAAATCAATCATAAATTATGGAAAAAACTACGTAATCGTGTTCCTAGAGAGGTTTTGATTGAAAATGAATTGGTACGCTTTGAACACCAGTTGATGACTTTTCAACTGCTACCTCTGCACATGCTTTTAAGGTCCCATGAATTTCtagaagaagaaatatttgaaaaatatatgacaAAGATATTCGAAATAGTATGTGAACTAACACTACGCGTCAGCTATGCTTACAGAGACTTGCTATTTAATAAACCATCAACAACGAACGCAGATTTAACATTAAAAGCAATTCATGGTGCCATGTCAATGGTGGATATATTGGAGCGTGATCAGGCTGTGCTTGTTTTCCAAGCTTGCATTTATGCACTGAAAGAGTTTATAATAACATTATACCCTAAAAATATCATTGACTGTCCAGATGATTCCGCTTGTACTCTAAAAGAAATACCAAGCTTTTCAGTTATTTCTGAATTTTCTAGTGTCGTACATGCTATTTTGGTTGCAATGCAAACGCTGatcgaaaaattcaaaattacgtGGAAGGACTCAATCGAGACAATTTGCTTAGTGAATTGCGTGTTGTATCTGCTACAAGCAGACGATGTACCAACAAag GTGTCTGTTCAATCTTTTAAATTGCTAAAACTTTCAATAGAACACTTCCTTTCACCGAACATGGCGCTGCTTGTAGATAACCTAAAAGGTTCCGCATTGTTAGTGATGGCCCCAGTTATTATGAAACGTTCTCATGACACTGCTTGGGAAGTGCGTGACAGCGTTTTAGAGCTTGTTATCTCAATTACTAATATATCACGTTTTA aGTATCCCGCATTTCAGAAATTCTTAACCGAGCACTGGATGTGTCGTATCGTGTATGATATGGCCAAACACGATTCGGAGCCTTATGTCCGTGCTTCTGCACTAAAATGCATTTCAGAACTTGTAGCAATTGATGCTATATGGGAAACGGATttatgcaaacaaaatttaccc GATCATCTATTTGATGTGCTACATAATGAACCAGAAGGGATCGTGCGCAAAGAGGCATTATCTACGTTTACTAAATTAAACAGTCTGCGTAGAATAACCAATCGCTATAGAGACAATTTTTACTCTACACTAGTCTATTGCGTCGTTAACGATTTACATTGGGAGGTAAAAGTTGAAGCACTTAAAGCCTGGAGAAGTGAGATGTGCAATCTGCTGTCTAATGAGGGCATGATTGATGGTATATTTCCGCCAGTAACATTCTCCAAAGAGAAGCGTAAGATTGTTCAATTAAATGAAAAGGAAATAAATTTACGATTTTCCAAAATACTGAATGAACTGTCGCAACGCGGTTGCCTCGGCACAATACTAAAGTGTCTAAATGACGAGTGTGATGTGGTTGTAATTCGAGAAGCTAAAAGTCTTGTAAAAAACTTGGTTGATAAACTTGATGAATATAACTATACCTATGCATCAGATACTACAATTCCTACAGTAAATCTTAATAACCAAACATCCGACAATAATATCGATATAGCCACCACAACACTGCTGTCTTTGAATAACAGTCCATCAAATAAGAACGATTCAACACAAAATAGTCCACTTTCTGCAACAATAAAGTTGGAAACTAATTCTTTGGAAATAGTAAGTGGTGATGCAGAAATCGTCGAACTCCTGGATTCCGAAGAAATTATCGAATCTATACTTGATACAAAAGACATAACTTTATTGGCGGCAGCATATGagcaaaatatgcatataaacgGGGAAAATAAGCAATCAGCATCAAGCCATCATCAAGCAAATTACGAgcgaaaacataaaaacaaattctaCTACCGACAATTTAGTAACGTGAGTGCAAAGGAGTTTCTTGCTATAGTTAGGCGCACAGATTTCGAGGAAGAAATTTGTAAACAAGACGAGTGGTTTTTGTGTAATGAAAATTTGGCATCGCTTTTGGAAGACATTTTGAGTCTATTCGAGCCGGAATCAAATATTGAAAGGATATCAGCTGATTGCTACTGA